In Bradyrhizobium guangdongense, the sequence TCCGACATTGACGGCTCGCAGCAAGGCTACGAACGCGGCCATGTCATCCTTACCGCACGTTGGCCAGACGCATGTCCAGATACGCCGTGATGGTCTCCATCAGGGGCTCGAGCTTGGCGTCGAAGAAATGGTTGGCGCCGGGGATGATCTGCTGGTCGATCACGATACCCTTCTGGGTCTTCAGCTTCTCGACCAGCGTGTTGACGTCCTTGGGCGGCACCACGGCGTCCTTCTCGCCATGCACGATCAGGCCCGAGGAGGGGCAGGGCGCCAGGAACGAGAAGTCGTAGAGATTGGCCGGCGGCGCGATCGAGATGAAACCCTCGACTTCGGGGCGGCGCATCAAGAGCTGCATGCCGATCCAGGCACCGAAGGAGAAGCCGGCGACCCAGCAGGCGCGCGCCTCGGGATTGATGGTCTGCGCCCAGTCGAGCGCGGCCGCCGCATCCGACAATTCGCCGGTGCCGTGGTCGAACGAGCCCTGGCTGCGGCCGACGCCGCGGAAATTGAAGCGCAGCACCGAGAAGCCGCGATGCGCAAAGGCGTAGTAGCACTGGTACACGATCTGGTGGTTCATCGTGCCGTGAAACTGCGGATGCGGATGCAGGATCATCGCGATCGGCGCGTTCTTCTGCTTGGCCGGGTGATAGCGGCCTTCGAGACGGCCGGCGGGGCCGGTGAAAATAACTTCAGGCATCGATGATCTCTTGATTGATGTGCTGGAGAGCTGGTCCTGGGCAATCAACCGATTGTGGCCTCGCCGGCGGATGCCGACGAAAGCGCGAATGGAAGGGTGAGAAGGCGTGCGCCTCGCGGTGATGCGCTGATGGCGCGCGGTGACTTGACGGTGCGCGTTCTAACATAGGCGGCGGGGCAAAAAGCAAGCATCTTCGACATCTATCAATGCGCTCAAGAGCTTAGCCGGCCAGCCCGGCGTCCGGCCGATCGTGGGTGGGATCAAGGCGGGGATGATCCGGGGGCGGTGCCGGGTCCGCAAGCGATTGGAATCACGATCGTTTATCCGCCGCCGGGTCATCCGGAGAGCGATTCACACGGGCGCGGCGCTGCCTCCGAGGGAGGCGACCGCGGGCCGGTAGCGGCGGCTGCCTCCCAGCGTCTTGCCGTTGTCGAAGGTAAGCTCGAAATCTCCCGACGGCTTGAAATCCACGCCGCTCACCCGGTCGAGATTGGCAAGCCGGGTGCGGTGAACGCGCACGATGGCGAAGCGGGCGAGCTCGCTTTCGGTCGCAGCCAGCGTGCCCCGAACGAGGTGCTGGGTGCCGTTGGCGAGGCTGTATTCGATGTAGTTGCCGGCGGAGGCCACCCAAAGGATATCACGCGGTACGACGCGGATGCGGCTGGTGCCGTCCCGGAGCCAGATCAGATCGGGCGATTGCTCCGGCGGGGCGGCCGGCATGGACTGGGCGGCGCGCGCCGCATTGCGCAGCTCGCGACGGCTTTCGATCAGCCAGAGCGTTGCGCCGATCAGCGAGGCCGTCACCACGTCCTTGCGGAACTCGTAGAGAATTGTCGTCAGCGAAAAATGGAAGTCGTAGGCGCCGCCTGCGAGCCAGAGCATCGACTTCCGCAGCCCCACCATTCCGGCGATGTGGAGGGCCGAGAAACCGAGGAGGGCGGCTGCGCCTATACCGGTCCGTGCCCCGAGGCCAGTCGTCCGGCGCATGCGCCGGACCGCGAGCATCAGCAGCGGCACCAGCAGCAGGATGACGATGATGCTTGTCGTCTCCCAGAACAGCCGCAGGCCGACCTCGGCATGCTCGCCACGCCAGGTGGCATCCTGTGCGCCGGAGAGGGCGTTGACGACGCCGATGCCGAGCGCGACGGCCGCGATGATGGCCAATGTCGTCCGGTCGCCGCTGATCCCACCACGCCAACCGCTTGTCCCTAACGCCGACGCTTCGTCCCCTCGCGGTCGATCCCGATCCCAAACCGTCTCGACGCGCTCCGTCTCCGGCGCATTTTGGCCGTCAGCCATGGCCCGAAAACCACTGATGTCGTCCCGTTACGGAGCAGAAACCCATGTCAACACCACAGCAAGCATCAAACCAGGAACGACGTATCGATCTGGACTGGGTGCGGATTTTAGCCTTTGGACTGCTGATCTTCTACCACGTCGGCATGCTCTACGTGTCCTGGGGATTTCACATCAAGAGCGCGCACCGGCTGACCTGGCTCGAGCCGGTGATGCTGGTGCTCAATCCCTGGCGGCTGTCGTTGCTGTTCCTGGTCTCCGGCGTCGCGAGCCGCTTCATGCTGGGCACGGTCCGGCTCGGCGCCTTCGCGCGGGCGCGGTCGGTGCGCCTGTTGATACCCCTGATGTTTGGCATGCTCGTGATCGTGCCGCCGCAATCTTATCTCCAGATTGTCGAGGCGCTCGGCTATCCCGCCGGTTTCGCCGATTATTACCTTCACCATTATCTGCTGTTCAGCGCGCAATTCTGTCCGAATCCCTGCATCGTGCAACCAACCTGGAACCATCTCTGGTTCGTGGTCTATCTCTGGGTCTACACGATGGCCCTGACTGGCGTGCTATTGCTCTGGCCAGCGGCCGCCGACTGGATCGGTGAGCGGTTGGCGGCCGTCCTTACCGGGCGATGGCTGCTGGTGCTGCCGTGCCTGTTGTTCGCGGCCTGGCGGCTCTTCCTCGCGCCGATCTTCCCCTCGACACACGCACTGTTCGGTGACTGGTACAACCACGCGGACTATGCAAGCGCGTTCCTGATCGGCTTCCTGCTCGCGCGCCAGGAGGGCTTTTGGCACGACGTCGAGCGGCAGCGGTGGCTGGCGCTGACAATCGCGGCCGCTTGTTTCGGCATCTTCGTCCTCGTCTATGCCGGCTTGCTCGCGCCGTCGTCGGTGCCGAAATGGTTCGCCGGCTCGGCCTATGGCTCTTACCAATGGCTGGCGATGGTCGCGGTGCTCGGCGTTGCGCGGCGCCATCTGACGGCCGATGATGGCCCCGTGCGCCGCTATCTGACCGATGCGATCTTTCCCTATTACATCGTGCACCAGACCGCGATCATCATGATCGCGCATGCTCTGCAGGGCAGCGGGCTCTCCGCCGCAAGCGAGGCCGCGATCGTGATCTCAGGCACCGCGCTGACCTGTGCGGCGACTTACGAGATCGTGCGGCGGATCGGC encodes:
- a CDS encoding alpha/beta hydrolase, whose protein sequence is MPEVIFTGPAGRLEGRYHPAKQKNAPIAMILHPHPQFHGTMNHQIVYQCYYAFAHRGFSVLRFNFRGVGRSQGSFDHGTGELSDAAAALDWAQTINPEARACWVAGFSFGAWIGMQLLMRRPEVEGFISIAPPANLYDFSFLAPCPSSGLIVHGEKDAVVPPKDVNTLVEKLKTQKGIVIDQQIIPGANHFFDAKLEPLMETITAYLDMRLANVR
- a CDS encoding LytTR family DNA-binding domain-containing protein, with amino-acid sequence MAIIAAVALGIGVVNALSGAQDATWRGEHAEVGLRLFWETTSIIVILLLVPLLMLAVRRMRRTTGLGARTGIGAAALLGFSALHIAGMVGLRKSMLWLAGGAYDFHFSLTTILYEFRKDVVTASLIGATLWLIESRRELRNAARAAQSMPAAPPEQSPDLIWLRDGTSRIRVVPRDILWVASAGNYIEYSLANGTQHLVRGTLAATESELARFAIVRVHRTRLANLDRVSGVDFKPSGDFELTFDNGKTLGGSRRYRPAVASLGGSAAPV
- a CDS encoding acyltransferase family protein; this translates as MSTPQQASNQERRIDLDWVRILAFGLLIFYHVGMLYVSWGFHIKSAHRLTWLEPVMLVLNPWRLSLLFLVSGVASRFMLGTVRLGAFARARSVRLLIPLMFGMLVIVPPQSYLQIVEALGYPAGFADYYLHHYLLFSAQFCPNPCIVQPTWNHLWFVVYLWVYTMALTGVLLLWPAAADWIGERLAAVLTGRWLLVLPCLLFAAWRLFLAPIFPSTHALFGDWYNHADYASAFLIGFLLARQEGFWHDVERQRWLALTIAAACFGIFVLVYAGLLAPSSVPKWFAGSAYGSYQWLAMVAVLGVARRHLTADDGPVRRYLTDAIFPYYIVHQTAIIMIAHALQGSGLSAASEAAIVISGTALTCAATYEIVRRIGWLRPLFGLRMVLRSPAGIAQQQPA